The genomic region AGTAGAGAAGCTGTCACTCTAACTATTATGGGAGATGGAGCAGTAAGACAAGGATCTTTACATGAAACATTTAATATGGCTATGATATGGAAACTCCCTGTTGTATTTATATGTGAAAATAATAAATATGCTATGGGAACTTCTGTCAAAAGAAGTAGCAATATAGAAGAAATTTATAAAATTGGAAAGGCTTATGGAATGCCTTCTTATCCTGTAGATGGAATGGATCCTGAAAAAATAGCACAATCTGCTTCTATAGCTATAGAAAAAGCTAGAAAAGGAGAAGGTCCTAGTTTTTTAGATGTTCAAACATATAGATATAGAGGTCATTCTATGTCGGACTCCGAATTATATCGGACTAAAGAAGAAGTTTATTTGTATAAAAAAAAAGATCCTATTTTAAAATTAAAAAATATGATCATACAAAATAAATGGGAAACTATCGAAAATTTGAATACAATAGAAAATGAGGTTAAAAAAAAGATAGAATCCTGTGTTGAATTTGCCGAAAGATCAGATTTTCCTTCGTTAGAAGAAATGTATGATGTAGTTTATTATGAAAAATGTTATCCTTTTTTAGATAAAGTTTTATCTTCATAAAAAATTTAAAATCATGGCAGAAATAATATCCATGCCCCAATTAAGTGATACTATGAAAGAGGGGACTGTAATTAAATGGAATAAAAAAATAGGAGATAAAGTTTCAGAAGGTGATATTTTAGCTGAAATCGAAACAGATAAAGCGACTCAAGATTTTGAAATAGATGTTAATGGCGTTTTACTTTTTATTGGAGTAAAAGAAGGAGAAACTACACATGTCAATGATATATTAGCTATTATAGGTCATGAAGGAGAAGATATTAGTCATATTATTTCAAAATACAAAAAAAAAGAACCGGAAAATAAGAAATTTGAACTTAAAGAAAATATTTTAGAAAAAGATAAAAGAATATTTATTTCTCCTGTAGCAAAAAAAATGGCTAAAAAAATAGGAATTTCTATCAATGATATTAAAGGAAGTGGAGAACATGGAAGAATCATTAAAAGAGATATAGAATCTTACAACAAGATTAACCTAGAAAAACTAGAAAAAAAGGAAGAAAAAACCATAACACCGGCTCATTCTTCTATAAGAAAAAAAATAGCTGAACATTTAACTTATTCTAAATTTTCAGCTCCTCATTATTATTTATTTAGTGAAATCAATGTGGATAACTTAATTGAGTTTAGAAAAAATTTAAATAATAAACTATCTTTAGAAAGTAAAATATCATTTAATGATATAATTATTAAAGCCGTTGCTCAATCTTTAAAAAAACATCCTGATATAAATGTATCATGGAGTGATGAAAAAGTCATAATGCATCCATATATTCATATTGGAGTAGCTGTATCTATAAAAGATGGATTG from Blattabacterium cuenoti harbors:
- a CDS encoding dihydrolipoamide acetyltransferase family protein, producing MAEIISMPQLSDTMKEGTVIKWNKKIGDKVSEGDILAEIETDKATQDFEIDVNGVLLFIGVKEGETTHVNDILAIIGHEGEDISHIISKYKKKEPENKKFELKENILEKDKRIFISPVAKKMAKKIGISINDIKGSGEHGRIIKRDIESYNKINLEKLEKKEEKTITPAHSSIRKKIAEHLTYSKFSAPHYYLFSEINVDNLIEFRKNLNNKLSLESKISFNDIIIKAVAQSLKKHPDINVSWSDEKVIMHPYIHIGVAVSIKDGLIVPVIKNADQKSLLQISKEIKDKAFRSKSKKIQPEEIENSTFTVSNLGMYGIESFTSIINTPNTSILSVGSIMTRPVIKNYKIEIGNVMKITLSCDHRIIDGAIGSEYIHSLRNFLEDPITLLF
- the pdhA gene encoding pyruvate dehydrogenase (acetyl-transferring) E1 component subunit alpha, with translation MKKITTETYIKWFKNMYLWRKFEDKCRSLYLKQKIRGFLHLYNGQEAVPAGLTHAMNLSKDKIITAYRCHILPISMGVDPKKVMSELLGKRTGTSRGMGGSMHIFSKKHRFYGGHGIVGGQIPLGAGIAFADKYFSREAVTLTIMGDGAVRQGSLHETFNMAMIWKLPVVFICENNKYAMGTSVKRSSNIEEIYKIGKAYGMPSYPVDGMDPEKIAQSASIAIEKARKGEGPSFLDVQTYRYRGHSMSDSELYRTKEEVYLYKKKDPILKLKNMIIQNKWETIENLNTIENEVKKKIESCVEFAERSDFPSLEEMYDVVYYEKCYPFLDKVLSS